A stretch of Metabacillus sp. FJAT-52054 DNA encodes these proteins:
- a CDS encoding immunity protein YezG family protein encodes METRVMEKIYLGIANALVDIIPEKWFKLYLYAEVREGYKKVFYYYYPAPGEKPIYSNDLSEIFGISETEFDQQERPLYKYFSELQEEHKLQNQVPWTNLTLILESNGNMKINYDYKDISKTSPVEKQEYWEAEYLR; translated from the coding sequence ATGGAAACGAGAGTAATGGAAAAAATTTATCTAGGAATTGCAAATGCCTTAGTGGATATAATCCCTGAAAAGTGGTTCAAACTTTACCTATATGCTGAAGTTAGAGAGGGCTATAAAAAAGTATTTTACTATTATTACCCTGCTCCAGGAGAAAAACCAATTTATAGTAACGATCTTTCTGAGATTTTTGGCATAAGTGAAACGGAATTTGATCAACAAGAAAGACCACTTTACAAATATTTTTCTGAATTACAAGAAGAGCATAAATTGCAAAACCAAGTACCTTGGACAAACCTTACTTTAATTTTAGAGAGTAATGGAAATATGAAAATTAATTATGACTACAAAGATATTTCTAAGACTAGTCCGGTCGAGAAACAGGAGTATTGGGAAGCTGAATATTTAAGGTAA
- a CDS encoding T7SS effector LXG polymorphic toxin → MKVIDVSEVLTTMNHSLSRKKEEKKRVLDVRNALNEVVFLSDDALSGQGGNAIKTNFREVHLPVIMLINQFLDTYTNELDKVMEMISEFESHNGYIQEDFLVHEIKNGLSSFESAAKSITASINKELGSVNDLVSPPPLSFDILENFISNAEKHTKDTVDQLHQTDEKASKSIKDVNNDLSEIARLVSQVKEWSNDGVFLRESTLNKIEKYFDENDKLAELLDSALELSIEQGDNTFLGKLADYLDKASKLVGIKDATRGALAAVILSSGRLVFEEKGNGKYAIKAAEAWKQNSRGKYDSRLASIIYKALKKGEKVPVNFISKYFDQFGSAPAKVLKKIIGLHPNTTTKNFLTILKESHPFIVFDEAKAAQYGRFPIDIGKTLSQVKVSSWKSVLKRVPYVGLAVSVATNAGEFASDENKYKSKAEVNGRFAAGLGMDAGVAGLTAGGAFIGTMICPGPGTVIGGAVGAGIGIVSSIALEDKVKEAGGKAGKWVEEKGKEISEKMDNVGKDLQHMVSGLFR, encoded by the coding sequence ATGAAAGTCATTGATGTGTCAGAGGTTTTAACCACTATGAATCACTCCTTATCGAGAAAAAAAGAGGAGAAAAAACGAGTACTGGACGTTCGGAACGCCTTAAACGAAGTCGTTTTTTTAAGTGATGATGCCCTTTCAGGCCAAGGCGGAAATGCCATTAAAACAAACTTCCGGGAAGTTCACCTTCCTGTAATTATGCTGATTAACCAATTTTTAGACACCTATACAAATGAACTGGATAAAGTGATGGAGATGATTTCTGAATTTGAATCACATAATGGATATATCCAGGAAGATTTTCTCGTGCATGAGATAAAAAACGGTTTATCTTCCTTTGAGTCTGCCGCTAAATCAATCACCGCTTCGATCAACAAGGAACTTGGCAGCGTTAATGATCTGGTAAGCCCACCTCCCCTATCCTTTGATATCCTGGAAAATTTCATTTCAAATGCAGAGAAACACACGAAGGATACAGTTGATCAACTTCATCAAACGGATGAGAAAGCAAGCAAGAGTATAAAAGATGTAAACAATGATTTGAGTGAAATAGCGAGGCTTGTTTCACAGGTTAAAGAATGGAGCAATGACGGGGTTTTTTTAAGAGAATCTACATTGAACAAGATTGAGAAGTACTTTGATGAAAATGATAAACTTGCTGAGCTTTTGGATTCAGCATTGGAGTTGTCGATTGAGCAGGGTGATAATACTTTCTTAGGAAAATTAGCTGATTACCTGGATAAAGCCAGTAAGCTTGTCGGTATAAAAGATGCCACAAGAGGGGCTCTGGCAGCCGTGATTCTATCCTCAGGAAGGCTCGTTTTCGAAGAGAAAGGCAATGGGAAATATGCGATTAAAGCTGCTGAAGCCTGGAAGCAGAACTCAAGGGGAAAGTATGATTCAAGGCTCGCCTCAATCATTTACAAAGCGTTAAAAAAAGGTGAAAAGGTTCCGGTTAATTTTATTAGCAAATATTTTGATCAATTTGGAAGTGCACCTGCAAAAGTACTCAAAAAGATTATTGGCCTTCATCCTAATACTACTACCAAAAACTTTTTAACGATTCTTAAGGAGTCGCATCCGTTCATCGTTTTTGATGAAGCAAAGGCCGCTCAATATGGGAGGTTCCCAATTGATATAGGCAAGACGTTGTCACAAGTAAAGGTTTCCAGCTGGAAAAGTGTATTAAAGAGGGTACCTTATGTTGGTCTAGCTGTTTCTGTAGCAACCAACGCAGGTGAATTCGCAAGTGATGAGAACAAATATAAATCAAAGGCGGAAGTGAACGGTAGATTTGCAGCCGGACTTGGAATGGATGCAGGGGTAGCGGGTTTAACTGCCGGAGGGGCGTTTATAGGGACAATGATCTGTCCTGGGCCCGGAACCGTCATCGGAGGAGCGGTCGGTGCAGGGATTGGCATTGTCTCTTCAATCGCATTAGAAGACAAAGTAAAAGAAGCTGGCGGAAAAGCCGGAAAGTGGGTTGAGGAAAAAGGAAAAGAAATAAGCGAAAAAATGGATAATGTAGGTAAAGACCTTCAGCATATGGTATCAGGATTGTTTAGATAA
- a CDS encoding type II toxin-antitoxin system PemK/MazF family toxin, giving the protein MQIGDIYYISFPFDPPAQGGKFRPALILGFRDNKALAVAVKITKSSPNQNFPHRVPITYWQNAGLKYMSYAQINNPTSLSMTSKPVYVGTMHPVDLNKVLTAFSKFHSK; this is encoded by the coding sequence ATGCAGATCGGTGATATATATTATATATCGTTTCCTTTTGATCCTCCAGCGCAAGGCGGCAAATTTCGCCCTGCGCTTATTTTAGGTTTCCGTGATAATAAAGCTTTGGCTGTAGCAGTAAAAATAACTAAAAGTAGTCCCAATCAAAATTTTCCGCACCGGGTTCCTATCACATACTGGCAAAATGCGGGGCTTAAATATATGTCTTATGCACAAATCAATAACCCCACTTCGCTTTCCATGACTTCCAAGCCTGTTTACGTAGGAACCATGCACCCAGTAGACTTAAACAAAGTTTTGACTGCATTTTCAAAGTTTCATAGTAAATGA
- a CDS encoding SMI1/KNR4 family protein yields MNEKIKAMIHAYQEKGDFTGGISEMSICNAEQKLNCNFPIEYREFIRKYGSGGICGVEVLGIENEDHASVVKNTEKYRKLGLSREYIVIEYIDEFIYYLHIKGNEVIRWDEFSKEEIIRYESFEFYLEDSYREAIENLA; encoded by the coding sequence ATGAATGAAAAAATTAAAGCAATGATTCATGCATATCAAGAAAAAGGTGATTTTACGGGTGGAATCTCTGAAATGTCTATATGTAATGCTGAACAGAAATTAAACTGTAATTTTCCTATTGAATATAGAGAGTTTATTAGAAAATATGGTTCAGGAGGTATTTGCGGGGTTGAAGTGCTTGGAATTGAAAATGAGGATCATGCCTCGGTAGTGAAAAACACAGAAAAATATAGGAAGCTCGGTCTATCAAGGGAATACATAGTGATTGAATACATAGATGAGTTTATATATTATTTACACATTAAGGGAAATGAAGTGATTAGATGGGATGAGTTTAGCAAAGAGGAGATAATTAGGTACGAATCGTTCGAATTTTATTTAGAAGATAGCTATAGAGAGGCAATTGAAAATCTGGCTTGA
- a CDS encoding Ig-like domain-containing protein, with product MRMTNFGKWAAASILAASLLLPGSAQAAGESKSAFIVNLKQEYKTNYRNSTSVIHKEISRSLDKKLKRSALDESDQILEREPNDYTHNANGLPLGYYGVGTFSNLDIDAWKITVPRSGAIWVGITSGYNGVSGTDAVLVLTDGNEEPIYPAYMDEDRETGVIEFVFDLPAGEYFIHAFDYNNANDGGAYAVAADYLEVNADQTPPDRPRMNKVDDNDKAITGLAEPYSAVGVYVNGKYYASDYAAASGKFKVSIRPIKAGSRVEVFAMDESGNVSDPASAVVSDKTPPRLTVNKVRSTHTVISGKTEAGSRIELKRGDKVVGKGKVDSKGNYKIAIKKQKAGTTFDVVATDRAKNTKKVTIKVVKK from the coding sequence ATGCGGATGACAAACTTTGGTAAATGGGCCGCTGCCTCAATACTAGCAGCCTCTCTTCTGCTGCCGGGCTCAGCTCAGGCAGCCGGTGAAAGCAAATCAGCTTTTATTGTGAACTTGAAACAAGAGTACAAGACGAACTACAGGAACAGCACCTCCGTCATACATAAGGAGATCTCCAGGTCGTTAGACAAAAAGCTGAAGCGATCTGCCTTGGATGAGAGTGACCAAATCCTCGAGAGGGAGCCGAATGATTACACGCACAATGCAAACGGATTGCCGCTTGGCTATTACGGGGTAGGTACATTTTCCAATCTTGATATCGACGCATGGAAAATTACCGTTCCCCGTTCAGGGGCCATTTGGGTCGGCATCACATCCGGCTACAATGGGGTGAGCGGGACGGACGCAGTGCTGGTCCTGACTGACGGGAACGAAGAGCCGATCTACCCGGCCTATATGGATGAAGACCGCGAAACGGGAGTCATTGAATTTGTCTTTGATCTTCCTGCCGGTGAGTATTTCATCCATGCTTTTGACTACAACAATGCAAACGACGGCGGAGCCTATGCGGTGGCAGCGGATTATCTGGAAGTCAATGCAGATCAAACTCCGCCGGACCGTCCGCGGATGAACAAAGTGGATGATAATGATAAAGCGATAACCGGACTTGCAGAGCCATATTCCGCTGTCGGCGTATACGTGAACGGGAAATATTACGCATCCGACTATGCCGCGGCCTCCGGCAAGTTCAAGGTCTCAATCCGTCCGATCAAAGCAGGCAGCCGGGTTGAAGTCTTTGCGATGGATGAGAGCGGGAACGTAAGTGATCCTGCATCTGCAGTAGTATCAGACAAAACCCCTCCCCGACTGACTGTCAATAAAGTCCGCTCAACGCATACAGTCATATCCGGAAAAACGGAAGCCGGAAGCCGAATCGAGCTTAAAAGAGGAGACAAAGTAGTCGGAAAAGGAAAAGTCGACAGCAAAGGAAATTACAAAATTGCCATCAAAAAGCAAAAAGCCGGAACTACTTTTGACGTTGTAGCCACAGACCGGGCCAAGAATACAAAAAAAGTAACAATTAAAGTAGTGAAAAAGTGA
- a CDS encoding DUF5082 family protein: MNASALHLQLTGQVEQLYEQIRDYGDKVKRLQSASNNISEDQRDFIQNKKQLNQPELSTQIWNGKRADQFQEFREKMAGEYNELSSTDTNEILNEIESKIDYYQDQMNALQHSISILNVQISNIKEES, from the coding sequence ATGAATGCTTCAGCGCTTCACCTTCAGCTTACAGGCCAAGTAGAGCAATTATATGAGCAAATTAGAGATTATGGAGACAAAGTTAAGCGGCTGCAATCTGCTTCCAATAATATATCTGAGGATCAACGTGATTTTATTCAGAATAAAAAGCAGTTAAATCAGCCTGAACTTTCAACCCAGATATGGAACGGCAAACGCGCTGATCAATTTCAGGAGTTCCGGGAAAAAATGGCTGGTGAATATAATGAACTTTCCAGTACAGATACAAACGAGATTCTAAATGAGATTGAAAGCAAAATAGACTATTACCAAGACCAAATGAATGCCCTTCAACACAGCATTTCAATCTTGAATGTTCAAATAAGCAACATAAAAGAAGAAAGTTGA
- a CDS encoding T7SS effector LXG polymorphic toxin: MPNVYDSEALLTTMNERAEQYKNLAVQLQSLNEKYTAIIQDEEFQGNGAEAIKSFYQEHTVLVGKWLDFITMQLAFIGSIEGKMEDSSLAQKTFIREEFLEGELRNSIEKSRQMVEAQKEDLTRILSGINDILSLEVFSSKSFEVNIHKASKNSVETTEDMHKVDISLTDDYAVSEMNQVLIKNFYTQLTGATKGAKGVNPMGFDAAAFRSGNVYKDIAQADRNALVFVEAKNKEFKAREIKELKSKLDVYKLSQDEYLEIAKQIGYKNLTDEQMSNVKRYESYKRDREIADGIKDGFYLAGKDFVVGIKDMVTKPQETFGAMGNSIIHPVDTYSIMSKAIEESWTRDVINGDANSRSRWISYALGTVGTSVVGTKGFGAAAKSGAAAKVGNVAKIAAKTGVNKVSKAAVNFTENFNINYGTSPAFVGIPGKIPTNVFNDHKIKEILLVKAEALKSPLERIEQRGFAKRPGGYFAKDIDEHGYLSPGVNRAPGHKNIAADKRVQSHHPIQNEWAKRWAIKEGIEYNEKKAPAVLLPSSSGFPHAKISALQRQRRKVMGFETDIRSEFNISYKEMIEAGVAEKTARKVTRDAYKYFDDLGGFTK, from the coding sequence ATGCCGAACGTATATGATTCAGAAGCCTTGCTGACGACAATGAACGAACGTGCGGAACAATATAAAAACCTTGCCGTGCAGCTGCAGTCTCTTAATGAAAAGTACACGGCCATTATCCAGGATGAAGAATTCCAGGGGAATGGAGCCGAAGCAATTAAAAGCTTCTACCAGGAGCACACGGTCCTCGTTGGAAAATGGTTGGATTTTATTACTATGCAGCTCGCTTTTATTGGGAGCATCGAAGGGAAAATGGAGGACTCCAGTCTCGCTCAAAAAACCTTCATTCGAGAGGAATTCCTGGAGGGAGAGCTGCGAAACTCGATTGAAAAATCAAGGCAAATGGTTGAAGCGCAAAAAGAAGACCTTACCCGAATCTTGTCAGGCATCAACGACATCCTTTCATTGGAGGTATTCTCTTCCAAATCATTTGAAGTAAACATACATAAAGCCTCCAAAAATTCCGTTGAGACCACTGAAGATATGCATAAAGTAGATATTTCTCTCACAGACGATTATGCAGTCTCTGAAATGAATCAGGTGCTCATCAAAAACTTCTACACCCAGCTGACTGGAGCCACTAAAGGCGCAAAAGGCGTAAATCCAATGGGATTCGATGCCGCTGCATTCAGGAGCGGAAATGTATATAAAGACATCGCTCAGGCTGACCGGAATGCATTAGTCTTCGTAGAAGCGAAAAACAAAGAATTTAAAGCGAGAGAAATCAAGGAATTAAAAAGCAAACTCGATGTCTATAAACTTTCCCAAGACGAATATCTCGAAATTGCCAAACAAATAGGATACAAAAACCTGACCGACGAACAGATGAGCAACGTAAAACGATATGAAAGCTACAAGCGGGACCGCGAAATAGCAGACGGAATAAAAGACGGCTTCTACCTCGCGGGCAAAGACTTCGTAGTCGGCATCAAAGACATGGTCACCAAACCCCAGGAAACCTTCGGGGCTATGGGCAATTCCATCATCCACCCAGTCGACACATACAGCATCATGTCCAAAGCCATCGAAGAATCCTGGACCCGCGACGTCATCAACGGAGACGCCAACTCCAGATCCCGCTGGATCAGCTATGCATTGGGAACTGTGGGGACCTCGGTTGTGGGAACGAAGGGATTTGGGGCTGCGGCGAAGAGTGGTGCGGCTGCGAAGGTGGGGAATGTTGCTAAAATTGCAGCTAAAACAGGAGTGAATAAAGTTAGCAAAGCTGCTGTGAATTTTACTGAGAACTTTAATATTAATTACGGTACATCACCCGCTTTTGTAGGTATACCCGGAAAAATTCCTACTAATGTTTTTAATGACCACAAAATAAAAGAGATTTTATTGGTTAAGGCTGAAGCACTTAAGAGTCCTCTGGAAAGAATAGAACAAAGAGGATTCGCAAAAAGGCCAGGAGGATATTTTGCAAAAGATATAGATGAACATGGTTATTTAAGCCCTGGTGTAAATAGGGCACCAGGACATAAGAATATTGCTGCCGACAAAAGAGTACAGTCTCACCATCCTATTCAAAATGAATGGGCTAAAAGATGGGCTATAAAAGAAGGGATTGAATATAACGAAAAGAAAGCTCCAGCTGTTCTTTTGCCATCTAGTTCAGGTTTTCCTCATGCGAAAATTTCTGCTCTCCAAAGACAAAGAAGAAAAGTAATGGGATTTGAAACTGATATTAGAAGCGAATTTAACATAAGTTATAAAGAAATGATAGAAGCTGGAGTTGCTGAAAAAACTGCAAGAAAAGTCACAAGGGACGCATATAAATATTTTGATGACCTAGGAGGTTTCACGAAATGA
- a CDS encoding DUF5344 family protein, translating into MEIKLIESEVKEALRKLSTTVQNLQTDKQELSFSHSRLQLKTEIEQTEQAYYELMQSYQEMLLKISRDASQKITDYAEKERQLAKTMEYSS; encoded by the coding sequence ATGGAAATAAAACTTATTGAAAGTGAAGTTAAGGAAGCGCTGCGAAAGCTGAGTACCACCGTGCAAAACCTTCAAACAGACAAACAAGAGCTATCATTTTCCCACTCAAGGCTTCAGCTCAAAACGGAAATTGAACAGACAGAGCAAGCTTATTACGAGCTGATGCAAAGCTATCAAGAAATGCTGCTCAAGATTTCACGGGACGCCAGTCAAAAAATCACTGATTATGCGGAAAAAGAACGCCAATTAGCCAAAACCATGGAGTACAGCAGTTGA
- a CDS encoding dynamin family protein — MLEELGEDLEQDYYTIMVIGEFKHGKSTFVNALLGKDLMPRDVTPTTATINAVFHSEKSALQVLKIDGQIENKELTSEQLNGYTASADFNIEEIKYLKLFTDAALLKNKVVLIDTPGVNDINQQRSDITFQFLPRADVIIYMTSMDAAIKQTEKTFIQEFLLKNGHDKIIFAANFMDRIDDEELDDTIDYIERRIQTLLEGERIELFPMSAREALEGKLNGDEKLLRYSGVPEIEAEIVKRIESGTRSIEKLERFQWRLKASAETIINEIETARGLSGQSLEYLQTQVGSITNWLSNRDIWKGQLQTYIIDRENEIKYMVRKSIQHFGSSIQEDIENRIRLYHGADIKNLVESQIPIAVKSHFNVWVNQYSDYIHELLRRTQTEVVKGLSSAFNQSVDIQGVKGSSLHFAESIPILNAQTGNANVKAGLVLGGAGTLAILLGGPFFLPIVGMAGLPLLSQKLAEKQLENIKPELMTAARRQITQLVDNFEGQAHNYVHRTISQIKESSMEEFSRLLLSYETILKNEINSKQKEASAIQIFHDRLDKMDELIKNEILEGDKVHE, encoded by the coding sequence GTGCTTGAAGAACTTGGTGAGGATTTGGAACAAGATTACTACACGATTATGGTCATCGGGGAATTTAAGCATGGTAAGTCTACTTTCGTAAATGCTTTGCTGGGTAAGGACCTTATGCCAAGGGATGTGACCCCTACTACAGCGACTATAAATGCGGTTTTCCATTCTGAAAAGTCGGCATTGCAAGTTTTGAAAATAGATGGACAAATTGAAAATAAGGAACTTACTTCAGAACAATTGAATGGGTATACGGCTTCTGCAGACTTTAATATAGAAGAAATCAAGTATTTAAAGTTATTTACGGATGCCGCTTTGCTGAAAAATAAAGTAGTGCTTATTGACACTCCCGGAGTAAATGATATAAATCAACAGCGTTCTGATATCACGTTTCAATTTCTTCCAAGAGCAGACGTCATTATCTACATGACTTCAATGGATGCGGCCATAAAGCAGACTGAGAAAACGTTTATTCAGGAATTTTTATTGAAAAATGGACATGACAAAATTATCTTTGCTGCTAATTTTATGGATAGGATTGATGATGAGGAACTGGATGACACGATTGACTATATTGAGCGGAGAATCCAGACACTCTTAGAAGGGGAGAGGATTGAGCTGTTCCCGATGTCAGCTCGTGAAGCCCTGGAAGGAAAGTTAAATGGGGATGAAAAACTGCTTCGATATTCGGGAGTGCCTGAAATTGAGGCGGAAATTGTAAAACGTATTGAAAGTGGTACACGCAGCATTGAAAAGCTCGAACGTTTTCAATGGAGGTTAAAAGCGAGTGCTGAAACAATTATAAATGAAATTGAAACTGCCAGGGGATTATCTGGCCAATCACTTGAGTATCTTCAAACTCAAGTAGGATCAATTACAAATTGGTTATCCAATCGTGATATTTGGAAAGGTCAGCTGCAGACTTATATAATCGATCGTGAAAATGAAATTAAATATATGGTGCGGAAATCCATTCAGCATTTCGGCAGCTCTATACAAGAAGATATTGAGAATCGGATTAGGCTCTATCATGGTGCAGACATCAAAAATTTAGTTGAATCTCAAATTCCGATTGCTGTAAAATCTCATTTTAATGTATGGGTTAATCAATATAGTGACTATATTCATGAACTTTTGCGGAGAACACAAACCGAAGTGGTTAAAGGGTTATCATCTGCGTTCAATCAAAGTGTAGATATTCAGGGCGTTAAAGGATCAAGTCTCCATTTTGCAGAGTCAATTCCGATACTGAATGCCCAAACGGGTAACGCTAATGTAAAAGCAGGACTCGTTCTAGGCGGAGCCGGGACATTAGCTATTTTGCTAGGTGGTCCGTTCTTTTTACCGATAGTCGGTATGGCGGGTCTTCCGCTTCTGTCTCAAAAACTTGCAGAAAAACAGCTTGAAAACATCAAACCAGAATTAATGACTGCCGCTCGCCGTCAAATCACCCAACTGGTTGATAACTTTGAAGGACAGGCTCATAACTATGTACACCGTACAATAAGCCAAATTAAAGAGTCGTCAATGGAGGAATTCTCACGTCTTCTTTTATCTTACGAAACCATTCTGAAAAATGAAATCAATAGCAAACAAAAAGAAGCTTCAGCCATTCAGATTTTTCATGACAGACTGGACAAGATGGATGAATTAATTAAAAATGAAATTTTAGAAGGAGATAAAGTACATGAGTGA
- a CDS encoding 5'-nucleotidase, with amino-acid sequence MYGDNHETRFQETNIGNFVADSYRSFYNGDFGMMNSGGIRTSIPAGEFTLHDAYAILPFQNKVILADVKGETIKAALENRVSRVESLGGGFMQVSGMTYSYNPAKPVGSRVENILVNNEPIDMQKTYNSHVKLRIQWRGRIHHVQRQSNTC; translated from the coding sequence ATTTATGGAGATAACCATGAAACAAGATTTCAGGAAACGAATATTGGCAATTTTGTAGCCGACAGCTACCGCTCCTTTTACAACGGGGACTTCGGCATGATGAACAGCGGCGGAATCCGGACCAGCATTCCTGCCGGCGAATTTACACTGCATGATGCTTACGCCATTCTTCCTTTTCAAAACAAAGTGATCCTGGCTGATGTAAAAGGAGAAACCATTAAAGCTGCACTTGAGAACAGAGTATCAAGAGTTGAAAGTCTGGGGGGAGGATTTATGCAAGTCTCAGGCATGACCTATTCCTATAACCCTGCTAAACCAGTAGGATCCAGAGTGGAAAACATTCTGGTCAACAATGAACCGATTGATATGCAAAAAACATACAACAGCCATGTTAAACTACGTATTCAATGGCGGGGACGGATACATCATGTTCAAAGACAGTCAAATACTTGTTAA
- a CDS encoding DUF5344 family protein — METLIKLKHADVVDQLNQISQTLEQLNLPLPSTELLGENKLRLTAEWIKRENEIHNMIEEYKRAVQKNIEDTRANIDYLREQDESITHLPMGPLK, encoded by the coding sequence GTGGAAACCCTTATTAAACTGAAGCATGCGGATGTCGTGGATCAGCTTAATCAAATAAGCCAGACGCTTGAGCAGCTCAATCTTCCGCTTCCCTCTACAGAATTGCTCGGAGAAAACAAACTTCGCTTAACTGCGGAGTGGATCAAGCGTGAGAATGAGATTCATAACATGATTGAAGAATACAAGAGGGCGGTTCAAAAGAACATTGAGGATACGAGGGCGAACATCGATTACCTCCGGGAACAGGATGAGTCGATTACCCATTTGCCAATGGGCCCGCTAAAATAA
- a CDS encoding SMI1/KNR4 family protein: protein MIDLSNIPNLILNSPGSESEIQKIEQSMSGQLPDEYRQFLKQTNGFSIGGGIAIYGTEDIEERNETWEVDEYAKGYVAIGDDGGGNVFLMKQIREDNRVIRVDSGTMDPVHGNEISADFKEWIKTGCKSETLQATSTDECKIILKTVPANGIKDLIKIKTVLGIDISSAELLKGSKNVPYTLVDGYPYGKAKKLVEKLGVIGETLELN from the coding sequence ATGATTGATCTCTCAAACATTCCTAATCTAATACTCAACTCACCAGGCAGTGAATCCGAAATACAGAAAATAGAACAATCAATGTCTGGTCAGCTCCCTGATGAATATAGACAATTTTTAAAGCAAACAAACGGTTTCTCAATAGGTGGAGGTATTGCAATTTACGGTACTGAGGACATTGAAGAACGAAATGAAACTTGGGAAGTAGATGAGTATGCAAAGGGATATGTAGCTATAGGAGACGACGGCGGAGGAAATGTATTCCTCATGAAGCAAATTAGGGAAGACAATCGAGTAATAAGAGTTGATTCCGGCACTATGGATCCGGTTCATGGCAATGAAATTTCGGCAGACTTTAAAGAGTGGATTAAAACTGGCTGTAAAAGCGAGACTTTGCAAGCAACATCAACAGATGAATGCAAAATTATATTGAAAACTGTTCCTGCTAATGGAATAAAAGACTTAATAAAAATTAAGACTGTTTTAGGAATTGATATCTCTTCAGCCGAATTGTTAAAGGGGTCAAAAAATGTTCCTTATACTCTAGTTGATGGATACCCTTACGGGAAAGCTAAAAAGCTAGTCGAAAAGCTAGGGGTTATAGGAGAAACTTTGGAGTTAAATTAG